A region of the Geomonas subterranea genome:
CGGACTTGATGAAGTCTCCAAAATCAAGCTTCTTATCAACACAAAGTGATGGGCACACTGAAGGGAAAAGGGGACAGGCTACTTTTGTTAGTTGTGGCAGCAGCAGACAACTGAAAAGTAGCCTGTCCCCTTTTCCTCTGTCCACTCTCAGGGGGGCGGTCTTCGGCGAAACCTCATCCTGCAAGGCACGTCAGTTGTCAGGCGCGGATTTCCCGGTATGCTCATTGACTCAAGATAACTGACTCAGAGAGCTGCTTCTCTCAGGGAGGGATAATGGAATTTAAAAATCTGCTGTGGGATGTAAAGGACGGCGTCGTGACGGTGACGGTGAACCGTCCTTCGGCGATGAATGCCATGACGCCCGAAACTCTGGAGGAACTGCAGCGCGTGGTCGCGGGGATAGAGCACGACGATGAGATCCGTGCCGCCGTCATTACCGGGGCGGGCACAAAGGCGTTCGTGGCGGGCGCGGACATCTCGCTCATGCGGGACATGACTTCGACGCAGGCACGCAACCTGGCGCTCAAGGCCCATGGCATCTTCGGTGCCATCGAGCGCTCCTCCAAGCCCTTCATCGCCGCGGTCAACGGCTATGCCCTGGGGGGCGGCTGCGAGCTTGCCATGGCCTGCGATATCCGCATCGCTTCAGACAATGCCAGGTTTGGTCAGCCGGAGATCAACATCGGAATCCTCCCCGGTTTCGGCGGCTCGCAACGGCTCCCCCGGCTGGTCGGGAAGGGAAGGGCGCTGGAGATCATCCTCACAGGGGATATGGTCGATGCCGCGGAGGCTCTCCGCATCGGTCTGGTGAACCGGGTAGTGCCCCAGGGAGAACTGCTGGCCGAGGCGCAGGGACTGGCGGCCAGGATCGCCTCCAAGGGGAAGGTTGCCGCGAGGCTTTGCAAGGAGGCCGTAGTCAACGGCCTGGAGATGGATCTCGCCCGCGCCTGCGCCTATGAGGCCGAACTTTTCGGCTACAGCTTCGCCACCGCCGACCAGAAGGAGGGGATGAGCGCTTTCCTGGAAAAACGGGCGCCCGTTTTCCAGGATCGCTAGGACCGTTGCTGGGTGGCAGGTCTGATTTTTACGAAAGAGGTACCTGATTGATGGCCAAGGGCAGAGAGCAGTCACACCGGGATGCGATCATACAGCAATTCTCGCAGCAGGCCGTACCATTCACGCAGGTGCCGGGGCATTACGACGCGCTACAGCTCCTGGTGGAGATGT
Encoded here:
- a CDS encoding enoyl-CoA hydratase-related protein, with product MEFKNLLWDVKDGVVTVTVNRPSAMNAMTPETLEELQRVVAGIEHDDEIRAAVITGAGTKAFVAGADISLMRDMTSTQARNLALKAHGIFGAIERSSKPFIAAVNGYALGGGCELAMACDIRIASDNARFGQPEINIGILPGFGGSQRLPRLVGKGRALEIILTGDMVDAAEALRIGLVNRVVPQGELLAEAQGLAARIASKGKVAARLCKEAVVNGLEMDLARACAYEAELFGYSFATADQKEGMSAFLEKRAPVFQDR